ATAAGAAAGATAAGATAGCGACTAGGAGTACAGAAACTAGTGATTTAAATGATTTTTACAAAAGTGCTATTTCCTATGAAAAGTCTACCGATTATCTTCCTCTTTCTACTACAGCTTGGGATCAAGACGCTCCGTACAATTGTAAACTTGCCCAAAATTGTCCTCTAAAGTCAGACGGTAGATATGATACAGGCTGTGGGGTGGTGGCTATTGCTCAGGCAATAGCATACTATGAGCCTTCATTGACTATCAATGGAACATCTGTTAATTGGAAAGAATTAAAGCGCACTAATACAATTTCCAACAGTTCTCCCAAGGCAGTTAAGAATCAAGTTGGTTATCTCATGAAATGGATTGGAGAAAAGGTGGGTGCTACTTATACTTGTAGCGGGACTACTACAAAGCGTAATTCAATTGTCACTGCATTGAATTTAGTAGGAATGAAATGTGACAATAGAATAGATTGGAACTGGAATACAATTTATCAATCTCTTAAGCAAGGGAAGCTAGTTCATGCAGATGCTATAACAGAAAAAAATAAGGGGCACGCTTGGATTATTGACGGTTTCTTGATTGGAAATATGCCAGATTCGACAGATCTCGTATATGTACATAATAATATGGGCTGGGGTGGCTCTGATAATGGATACTATGAGATAGAACCAGAGATGTCATTTGAGGGGGGAGGACATACTCTAAAGTATAAATTTGGGATAAATCCACATATAGCAAAGAAATAGTTATTTAGAGGAGACATGAGAGACTGGAACCTGTTTCTTATGTTAATTATGATGTAGGTGCTATTTTCTGAATGGTTCAACAATAATTCCTAACTATTTTTTCTCAAAAAGATTGCGCATAACTTATTTTCCCCTATCTTTATGCAGCCTCTATGTAGCAAATAATAAACTAAATAAAAAACAATGCGAATGAATAAAATATTAATCATTAGGAACCTTTGCTCAATATTAAGAGCAAACCTTCCGTTGACAAGTATATTAATTACAGGGTTCTTGGCTATATTATCGTTAATTTCATGCAGCGAAGATAGTGAACCCGAGAGTAATATTTTTAATGTCCAATATTCTGTTGATTCGATAGGACAGGTAACAACTATTGAGCACATTATTGGTAAATCAAAGTTGGATGAATCACAAATACAAGTGAAAGATAATAGTGTTTTAACCATTGAAAGAAAAGGCGATGGATTTCACTACATTATCCCTCAACATGTGGGTTATACTCAAATTTTAGTGAATGCTAACGATAAAAGCTATAAAATTATAATCAGAGTCCTGAGCGAAGGATGTGAGAGTTGGGAAATAAGAAATGTTGTTTCTCAAATCATTTGCTCTTATGATGTGAAGGATAGTATCTTAAATGATCTTAACAAAAGAAACATATTTTCTGAGATGCAAAAGGGAGACAAAATGCATTTTGGTACAGATCCTCGTCATGTTGAAATTTGGCATGATAAATATTTTGGAAAAACTAATGAGAATAACCCTAAGTATTTGATGTTTTCCTATGAGCAAACCCCTCCCAATTATTTCTTCAAAGAAAGAAATAATGCAGGAAGAGAACAAAGAATATCTTTTATTCTGACAAGAAAGGAGTTTTATCATGATGATTTTTACAATAAAGAAGGTATTTTCAGATATGCCCCAACCCTCATTTATCAAGAGCTATATGGGAAGGATAAAGTTAAGCAAGTAGTTATTGATTACGAGGTTAAAAACATATATTACCCTATATAATCCATGATATCAGAATACTGGGAGTATTCGATAAATGAAGATTAGAAAGTGTATAATAGAACTCGTAAATAAACATTCATCGCATAAAACTACGAAACAGGTCTGTATTTTTAATTTAAAAGACAAATTTTAATTGATATTGATGAAAAAAGCAAGAATAACATTATGTTGGCTGCCACCAGCTAAACCATATTTACCATCTCCTTCTATGACCGTATTAAAGCAAACTTTATTAGATTCAGGCTTTGATGCACAGATCATATATTGGAATATATTATTAGAAAAAATATTATTAAAGTATTTTTTTAACGAAAAAAAGGTATTAAATGATGAAATTGCAATATTAGGTCCATTTTATGCCTATATTGCAATTGAATGCAATGATAAAAATACGTTAATTAAGCAAGAACTATATTTAAGAGCTTTAAAACCCCAATATACAAACAATAACTTTAATTTTCAAAAACATATTCGCGAATGCGTA
The nucleotide sequence above comes from Prevotella melaninogenica ATCC 25845. Encoded proteins:
- a CDS encoding C10 family peptidase, which produces MRQFRYYFGAIFAVIILQGCTKNDLVINNKENGTLVNKELSYYERVSLQDDYIIPESEVLNILKNFQNSISTDLNSRSSPNNSVFSVIERHNIPLYSQSQTRSGVRESQTGCTLIYKIQIQHDHSCGYALVAGDLRAPNIIAYIPDTTEVFTDERREFKHELLKISINANLNRIKKFESIKDSLKNSAINKKDKIATRSTETSDLNDFYKSAISYEKSTDYLPLSTTAWDQDAPYNCKLAQNCPLKSDGRYDTGCGVVAIAQAIAYYEPSLTINGTSVNWKELKRTNTISNSSPKAVKNQVGYLMKWIGEKVGATYTCSGTTTKRNSIVTALNLVGMKCDNRIDWNWNTIYQSLKQGKLVHADAITEKNKGHAWIIDGFLIGNMPDSTDLVYVHNNMGWGGSDNGYYEIEPEMSFEGGGHTLKYKFGINPHIAKK